In the genome of archaeon BMS3Bbin15, the window ATGTTTATAAGCTGGTATCATAGAAAACCAAGTGGACTGGGTGTTGCAAGCGGTGCTGTGGCAGGTCTTGTTGCAATTACACCTGCTGCCGGATTTGTCACCCCTCTTGCTTCAATAATAATAGGTATTGGTGCAGGATTTGTATGTTACTATGCCATTCTATTCAGAGAAAAGAGAGGTATAGATGAGAGTCTTGACGCCTGGGCTGTACATGGCATGGGTGGTACATGGGGTGCTCTGGCCACAGGCATTTTCGCAAGTGTTGGCGCAACCGGATTGTTAATGGGTGACGTCCATCAGTTTGTGGCTCAGATTCTTGCAGTTTCTACAAGCTGGGTTTATGCCTTTGTAGTTACATTCGTACTGGCGAAGATAATTGACAAGACTATCGGGCTTAGAGTACCGGAAGAGGATGAAGATGTTGGCCTTGACTTGGCTCAGCATGGTGAAAAAGCTTATACTTAGGTGATTGAGATGAAGAAAGTTGAAGCAATTATAAGACCCGAGAAACTTGACCCTGTAAAGCTATCACTGGAAGAGGCAGGATTTTATGGAATGACAATCCATGAAGTTAGAGGCAGAGGACGGCAGCGCGGTATAATTCTACAGTGGAGAGCAGGTGAGTATAGAGTTGACCTCCTCTCCAAACTTAAAATAGAGGTTGTAGTTGACGACGGCGATGTTGATAAGGTGATAGATGCTATATGCGAGGCAGCAGTCACTGGTAAGAAAGGAGACGGCAAGATATTCGTTCTGCCAGTAGAGGAGGCTGTAAGAATAAGAACAAGAGAGGTAGGAAAAAAAGCTATCTAAATCCCTCTCTTTTTATTTTTTATACAAATGGCTAAAATTATATCTTATTCTGACCATATAGATAGAAATTCAAGTCAGAGTTCGAACTATCTTATAGGGATAATACTTGTTGTTACTGGACTTCTCACTTTAATCTTTTATATCGGAATACCAATCCTAATAATTGGAATTATAATACTTCTTTCAAAATCAAGAAAGGGATATGTCTTTTCTCTGGGAAAAAAGGGTGAAAAAGAGGTTACAGAAAATCTGACCAGACTGGATAATAGATTTACAAAATCGTGAGCGGGAAAGCCCACGAACTTTAGAGGCTGTCCGACAATTACTCCCAGTAATATAAAGACTGCTTATTTTAGACAATAAAGGCTAAATTTAGCTTATTTCTTGTAGTATTTTTGATTACTGGACAGCCTCTTTAGTCGTGGGAGTATGTCAGGAGGGAACATCTGGAGACCATGTAAAACAGGCGAATTATCATGCAAAACAATTAAGAGAGAAGCTGATTGGAAAGGTGAATTCAAAGAATATAAACCTTTTTGTCCATTATATCTCGTGTATTGTCGTATTTACCAGAAACACTGCAATCACTATGGATAACTATGTGAAAATCCCTATTTTAAGACCTTCCGAATTGCCGGAGTACGTAATGAAGCTGGAGGATGCCCTCAATGAAAGGGAACAGAGATAATAGAGGAAATTCTTCTTAATTAGAGATTTCTTTCTTCATAGGGCATGAGAATATTCATACTCATAGACTTTAACCACACTGCTTCTTATTTTCAGGAAAACCTATAAGGGGATGGATGAGAAATATGTCAGATATAAGAGTAGAAAAGGGGTGATTTATATTTCTGATGAAGTTATTGATGCCATTCATAAAAGGAGAAGTGTAAGGGAATTCGTGGACAGGGATGTGAGTATTGAAACCATAAAGCAGATTCTGGATGCTGGCCGCTGGGCTCCGTCAGGCCTTAACAATCAGCCATGGAAATTTATTGTGGTTAGAGACAGGGAGCTTATTGCAAGATTATCAGAGCAGACAAGTTATGGCCACATTCTTAAAGGTGCGGCCTTCGCAATATGTGTGTTTCTGGACAGGGAATCCAGCTATGACAGGGATAAGGATGCTATGGCTATGGGTGCTGCCAGTGAGAATATGCTACTTGCTGCCAGGGCGCTGGGCCTAGGAGGTGTATGGCTGGGACAGATTCTGGCAAACAGGGAGAGGGTCAGACAAATCCTGAAAGCCCCGGAAAGTCTGGAGCTCATGGCAGTCCTTGCTATGGGATATCCTGTGGAAAAGGAGAGAATTTCATCCAGAAAGGATTTATCAGAAATTGCATTTCTGGATAGATATGGGAATCCTATTTGAACCACAACTTAAATTGCGGGTATTTTATGTTATAAGAATTGAAAGATAAATTAT includes:
- the glnB_1 gene encoding nitrogen regulatory protein P-II, whose amino-acid sequence is MKKVEAIIRPEKLDPVKLSLEEAGFYGMTIHEVRGRGRQRGIILQWRAGEYRVDLLSKLKIEVVVDDGDVDKVIDAICEAAVTGKKGDGKIFVLPVEEAVRIRTREVGKKAI
- the bluB gene encoding 5,6-dimethylbenzimidazole synthase; its protein translation is MDEKYVRYKSRKGVIYISDEVIDAIHKRRSVREFVDRDVSIETIKQILDAGRWAPSGLNNQPWKFIVVRDRELIARLSEQTSYGHILKGAAFAICVFLDRESSYDRDKDAMAMGAASENMLLAARALGLGGVWLGQILANRERVRQILKAPESLELMAVLAMGYPVEKERISSRKDLSEIAFLDRYGNPI